In Arachis hypogaea cultivar Tifrunner chromosome 17, arahy.Tifrunner.gnm2.J5K5, whole genome shotgun sequence, a single window of DNA contains:
- the LOC112767205 gene encoding transport inhibitor response 1-like protein encodes MTHSGSSLPDLPNCTSTAAPMSEIRSPPPDRVLEIVLENVLHFLTCRRDRNAASLVCRSWCRAEALTRSDLFIGNCYAVSPHRATSRFRRVRSLTVKGKPRFADFDLLPLNWGAHFSPWGSALADAYPWLEKLHLKRMSLTDDDLNLIARSFPSFKELVLVCCEGFGIAGIAAVAANCRLLRVLDLVESVVEDADEDEEVMDWISCFPDGETHLESLVFECVECPVNFEALERLVARSPYLKKLRLNHYVSIPQLYRLMHRAPQLTHLGTGSFCASDDVAVGDQELDYSSAFAACKSLVCLSGFRDILPDYLPAIYPACANLTSLNLSYADVNADQLKPVILQCHKLQTLWVLDSICDEGLQAVAATCKDLRELRVFPGNTREEAEGPVSEVGLEVISQGCRKLQSILFFCQRMTNAAVIAMSKNCPDLVVFRLCIIGRYRPDPETHEPMDDGFGAIVMNCKKLTRLAVSGLLTDQAFRYIGMYGKLLRTLSVAFAGDSDQGLKYVLEGCPNLQKLEIRDSPFGDAALHSGLHHFYNMRFLWMSTCKLTRQGCQEIARALPHLALEVIDSQEDKADDHIEILYMYRSLDRPRNDAPKCVTILQ; translated from the exons ATGACTCATTCTGGATCTTCTCTCCCCGATCTCCCCAACTGCACTTCCACCGCCGCCCCCATGTCGGAGATCCGTTCTCCGCCGCCGGATCGGGTGCTGGAGATTGTCCTCGAGAACGTGCTCCACTTCCTCACCTGCCGCCGGGACCGGAACGCCGCCTCACTCGTCTGCCGCTCATGGTGTCGGGCGGAGGCGCTCACCCGATCTGATCTCTTCATCGGAAACTGCTACGCCGTTTCTCCACACCGCGCCACCTCCCGCTTCCGCCGTGTCCGGTCCCTCACCGTGAAGGGCAAGCCTCGCTTCGCGGACTTCGATCTGTTGCCGCTTAACTGGGGTGCCCACTTCTCTCCCTGGGGCTCTGCACTCGCCGATGCCTACCCTTGGCTCGAGAAGCTTCACCTGAAGCGTATGTCTCTCACTGATGATGACCTCAACCTTATCGCTCGCTCCTTCCCCTCCTTCAAGGAACTCGTTCTCGTGTGCTGTGAAGGTTTTGGGATCGCTGGAATTGCCGCTGTTGCTGCCAACTGCAG GTTGCTGAGAGTGCTTGACCTTGTGGAGTCTGTGGTTGAGGATGCTGATGAAGACGAGGAGGTGATGGATTGGATATCATGTTTTCCGGATGGTGAGACTCATCTGGAGTCTCTTGTGTTTGAGTGCGTTGAGTGCCCTGTAAATTTTGAGGCCTTGGAGAGGCTAGTGGCTAGATCACCTTACCTGAAGAAGCTTAGGCTGAATCATTATGTTTCCATTCCTCAATTGTACCGCCTGATGCATCGAGCTCCACAGCTCACCCATCTTGGGACAGGTTCATTCTGTGCATCAGATGATGTGGCTGTTGGTGATCAGGAATTGGATTACTCATCTGCCTTTGCAGCTTGCAAATCCCTAGTTTGTTTGTCTGGGTTCCGGGATATTTTGCCGGATTACTTACCGGCCATCTATCCGGCCTGTGCTAATCTCACATCTTTGAATCTTAGCTATGCTGATGTTAACGCTGACCAACTCAAACCGGTCATATTGCAATGTCATAAACTCCAAACATTATGG GTACTTGATTCAATTTGTGATGAAGGTCTTCAAGCTGTGGCTGCAACTTGCAAAGATTTGCGGGAGCTTCGAGTTTTCCCTGGTAACACGAGGGAAGAGGCCGAAGGTCCAGTTTCTGAAGTAGGCTTAGAAGTAATTTCTCAGGGTTGTAGGAAATTGCAATCGATCCTCTTCTTTTGCCAAAGAATGACGAATGCAGCTGTGATAGCTATGTCAAAGAATTGCCCGGATCTTGTTGTATTTCGTCTTTGTATAATTGGGCGATACCGGCCAGACCCTGAGACCCATGAACCCATGGATGACGGTTTTGGTGCTATTGTTATGAATTGTAAGAAACTTACTCGACTTGCTGTATCTGGGTTATTGACTGATCAAGCTTTTCGTTACATTGGGATGTATGGGAAATTACTTCGAACACTGTCAGTTGCCTTTGCTGGAGACTCAGATCAGGGCCTTAAATATGTGCTAGAAGGATGCCCTAATTTACAAAAGCTTGAAATCAGGGACAGCCCATTTGGGGATGCAGCATTGCATTCCGGGTTGCATCATTTTTACAACATGAGATTTCTCTGGATGTCAACGTGTAAATTGACACGCCAAGGTTGCCAAGAAATTGCAAGAGCATTGCCCCATCTAGCATTGGAAGTCATTGATAGTCAAGAAGACAAAGCTGATGATCATATCGAGATATTATACATGTATCGGTCTCTCGATCGGCCCCGGAATGATGCTCCTAAATGTGTTACTATTCTTCAATAG